CTCAAGGCAAGGTTGTCCGAGGCACGCTGAGTTTCGCCGGCAATGACGGTGATGGGCATGGCGTATTGCTGCACCATGCGTTTGATCACCATTTGTTGTTGGTAGTCCTTTTTGCCAAACAGCGCATAGCGCGGTCCCTTGGATTCGGAGAATACGCACTGAAACAGCTTCATCACCACGGTGCACACACCGATGAAAAAGCCGGGGCGGAAATGGCCTTCCAGAATGTCGCCAATGTCGCCAGGCGGGTGTACTTTGAACACCTGTGGCACGGGGTACAGTTCTTTCTCCAGCGGCGCAAAGACAATGTCACAACCGGCTTGCTCAAGCCGGTCACAGTCGGCTTGCAGAGTGCGCGGATACGACTCGAAATCCTCATTGGGAGCGAACTGCAGACGGTTCACAAAGATGCTGGAGACGACCACATCGCCCAACGGTTTGGCAGCGCGCACCAGGTTCAGGTGGCCATCGTGCAAATTGCCCATGGTGGGCACAAATGCTGGCGAATTGAAAGGGCGCATCGCCGTGCGCAGGTCTTCGATGGTGTGGACGAGTTGCATAGGTGGGGAGCGAAGGTGGTCAATCAAGTGCGCA
This region of Hydrogenophaga crassostreae genomic DNA includes:
- the panC gene encoding pantoate--beta-alanine ligase, which codes for MQLVHTIEDLRTAMRPFNSPAFVPTMGNLHDGHLNLVRAAKPLGDVVVSSIFVNRLQFAPNEDFESYPRTLQADCDRLEQAGCDIVFAPLEKELYPVPQVFKVHPPGDIGDILEGHFRPGFFIGVCTVVMKLFQCVFSESKGPRYALFGKKDYQQQMVIKRMVQQYAMPITVIAGETQRASDNLALSSRNSYLSDANRAEAVQLSMALRSLARDALAAGEALPEKLHSLESRAMHALATRGWQPDYLTVRRRSDLQAPLASDAVAPGALVVLGAARLGSTRLIDNFEI